Genomic window (Acidobacteriota bacterium):
GAGCTCGGTCCGGCCGATATCATCGTCGACAACGCGGTCATACAGTACGACTGGGTATCGGTCCTCGAACAACCGCTGGAGGACTTCGAGAGTCAGTTCCGCTCCTGCGTCATGCACAACGTGCACATGGTCAAGGCTTTCGTGCCCGGAATGGTCGACAAGGGATGGGGGCGGGTGATCGGCATCAACACCGAGTGCGCCATGCAGTGCTCCGAAGGCCAGGCCGCCTACGCTAGCGCCAAGAGGGGGATGGACGGTGTCTTCAGGGTGCTGGCGCGCGAGCTCGGCCCGCACGGGATCACCGTCAACCAGGTGGCGCCCGGTTGGATGGTGTCGGAAAAGTACCGCAGTGAGGGCACCGAACGGCAACCCGAGTACGAGGCTTCGGTGCCGTTGCGACGACGAGGTACCGATCAGGATGTGGCCAACGCGGTCGCCTTCCTCGCCTCCGACCTCGCCGGCTTCATCACCGGTGCCTACATCCCGGTCTGCGGCGGCAACGTCATGCCGACGATTTGAACTTCGAATAAGGAATTCCGGCCCGCTCACACCCCAGGTGGGTCGTATTTCAGGTGGGGAACGTTCTATGCCAGTCGGAGATGATTCGGTCTACGGTACGGTCGAACTCCTCGTCGATCGTCCTTCGTGAC
Coding sequences:
- a CDS encoding SDR family oxidoreductase; protein product: ELGPADIIVDNAVIQYDWVSVLEQPLEDFESQFRSCVMHNVHMVKAFVPGMVDKGWGRVIGINTECAMQCSEGQAAYASAKRGMDGVFRVLARELGPHGITVNQVAPGWMVSEKYRSEGTERQPEYEASVPLRRRGTDQDVANAVAFLASDLAGFITGAYIPVCGGNVMPTI